The following are encoded together in the Xanthomonas sacchari genome:
- a CDS encoding YicC/YloC family endoribonuclease → MIRSMTAYAGAERITPWGTLGCELRSVNHRFLEVGVRLPEELRALEPQLRERVAARISRGKLDLMLRLRAPEAAQTLAVNEALVEQLGVLAQRLGVRFPQMQVQFVDLLQLPGVLQGQAADPAALQAQALELLDEVLAEFVAAREREGGKLAAAIVERVDAVERIAGEVRTLIPAIRDGQRAKLAARLADLPHPVDPGRAEQELVLWLQKLDVDEELDRLGSHIKELRRVLRQPEPAGRRLDFLLQEFNREANTLGSKSVDSRTSNAAVELKVLIDQIREQVQNLE, encoded by the coding sequence ATGATCCGCAGCATGACCGCCTACGCCGGCGCCGAGCGCATCACTCCCTGGGGCACGCTGGGGTGCGAGCTGCGCTCGGTGAACCACCGTTTCCTGGAAGTGGGCGTGCGCCTGCCGGAGGAACTGCGCGCGCTGGAGCCGCAACTGCGCGAACGCGTGGCCGCGCGGATCAGCCGCGGCAAGCTCGACCTGATGCTGCGCCTGCGCGCGCCGGAAGCGGCGCAGACGCTGGCGGTGAACGAGGCGCTGGTCGAACAGTTGGGCGTGCTCGCGCAGCGGCTGGGGGTGCGTTTCCCGCAGATGCAGGTGCAGTTCGTCGACCTGCTGCAGTTGCCGGGCGTGCTGCAGGGGCAGGCCGCCGATCCGGCGGCGCTGCAGGCGCAGGCGCTGGAACTGCTGGATGAGGTGCTGGCCGAGTTCGTCGCCGCGCGCGAGCGCGAGGGCGGCAAGCTGGCCGCGGCCATCGTCGAGCGGGTCGATGCGGTGGAACGTATCGCCGGCGAGGTGCGCACGCTGATCCCGGCCATCCGCGACGGCCAGCGCGCCAAGCTGGCGGCACGCCTGGCCGACCTGCCGCATCCGGTCGACCCCGGCCGCGCCGAGCAGGAACTGGTGCTGTGGCTGCAGAAGCTGGACGTGGACGAGGAACTGGACCGGCTCGGCAGCCACATCAAGGAACTGCGCCGGGTGCTGCGCCAGCCGGAACCGGCAGGCCGGCGCCTGGACTTCCTGCTGCAGGAGTTCAACCGCGAGGCCAATACGCTGGGCTCGAAGTCGGTGGACAGCCGCACCTCCAACGCCGCGGTGGAACTGAAGGTGCTGATCGACCAGATCCGCGAGCAGGTGCAGAACCTCGAATAG
- a CDS encoding VOC family protein, with protein MKQHLALVTLVVADYDEAITWYTGKLGFQLLEDVDQGHKRWVVVGPGDARGAALLLARASNDAQRSRIGNQTGGRVGFFLHTDDFQRDHAAMLAAGVEFLEAPRHEPYATVAVFRDLYGNTWDLLEPTA; from the coding sequence ATGAAGCAGCACCTGGCCCTGGTCACCCTGGTGGTGGCCGACTACGACGAGGCCATCACCTGGTACACCGGCAAGCTGGGATTCCAGTTGCTGGAAGACGTGGACCAGGGCCACAAACGCTGGGTCGTGGTCGGGCCTGGCGATGCGCGCGGCGCGGCGCTGCTGCTGGCGCGCGCCAGCAACGACGCGCAGCGCAGCCGCATCGGTAATCAGACCGGCGGCCGCGTCGGCTTCTTCCTGCACACCGACGACTTCCAGCGCGACCATGCGGCGATGCTCGCCGCCGGCGTGGAATTCCTGGAAGCCCCGCGTCACGAACCCTACGCCACGGTCGCGGTGTTCCGCGATCTGTACGGCAACACCTGGGATCTGCTGGAGCCCACCGCATGA
- the rph gene encoding ribonuclease PH, which produces MSFSRPSGRTADQLRPVRIERAFTRHAEGSVLVSFGDTRVLCNASVENRVPGFLRGKGEGWVTAEYGMLPRATHSRSDREAARGKQGGRTLEIQRLIGRALRACVDRTALGERTITLDCDVLQADGGTRTAAITGAYVALVDAVNWLQKRGDLKKPVVLGAVAAVSVGVYRGVPVLDLDYAEDSDCDTDMNVVMNDGGGFIELQGTAEGHAFRRDELDALLGLAERGIGELLAAQRAALAQ; this is translated from the coding sequence ATGTCCTTCTCCCGTCCCAGCGGCCGCACGGCCGATCAGTTGCGCCCGGTCCGCATCGAACGCGCCTTCACCCGCCATGCCGAAGGCTCGGTCCTGGTCAGTTTCGGCGACACCCGCGTGCTGTGCAACGCCAGCGTCGAGAACCGCGTGCCGGGCTTCTTGCGCGGCAAGGGCGAAGGCTGGGTGACCGCCGAATACGGCATGCTGCCGCGCGCCACCCACTCGCGCTCCGATCGCGAGGCCGCACGCGGCAAGCAGGGCGGACGCACGCTGGAGATCCAGCGCCTGATCGGCCGCGCGCTGCGCGCCTGCGTCGACCGCACCGCCCTGGGCGAACGCACCATCACTCTGGACTGCGACGTGCTGCAGGCCGACGGCGGCACCCGCACCGCCGCCATCACCGGCGCCTACGTGGCCCTAGTGGATGCGGTGAACTGGCTGCAGAAGCGCGGCGACCTGAAGAAGCCGGTGGTGCTGGGCGCGGTCGCCGCGGTCTCGGTGGGCGTGTACCGTGGCGTGCCGGTGCTGGACCTGGACTACGCCGAGGACAGCGACTGCGATACCGACATGAACGTGGTGATGAACGACGGCGGCGGTTTCATCGAATTGCAGGGCACCGCTGAGGGCCACGCCTTCCGCCGTGACGAACTGGACGCGCTGCTCGGCCTGGCCGAGCGCGGCATCGGCGAGTTGCTGGCGGCCCAGCGCGCGGCCCTGGCGCAATGA
- a CDS encoding RidA family protein, giving the protein MSRQIIHTDRAPAAIGPYSQAVRAGNTVYFSGQIPLDPATGEIVAGDIAAQARRAFDNLQAVAEAAGGSLDRIVRLGLYLTDLAQFAQVNAVMQDYFQAPFPARSTIEVSALPKGAGFEVDAVMVLD; this is encoded by the coding sequence ATGTCCCGCCAGATCATCCATACCGACCGTGCACCGGCCGCGATCGGCCCGTATTCGCAGGCCGTGCGCGCCGGCAACACCGTGTACTTCTCCGGGCAGATCCCGCTGGATCCGGCCACCGGCGAGATCGTCGCCGGCGACATCGCCGCGCAGGCGCGCCGCGCGTTCGACAACCTGCAGGCGGTGGCCGAGGCGGCCGGCGGCTCGCTGGACCGCATCGTGCGCCTGGGGCTGTACCTCACCGACCTGGCGCAGTTCGCGCAGGTCAATGCGGTGATGCAGGACTACTTCCAGGCGCCGTTCCCCGCGCGTTCCACCATCGAAGTCTCGGCGCTGCCCAAGGGCGCGGGCTTCGAAGTGGACGCGGTGATGGTGCTGGACTGA
- a CDS encoding IS110 family transposase, translating to MSPVIGIDVAKRSFDAAIDLTNGKHRTKAKLSNDAKGFQALQAWLQTHAQPDSWIAMEATGTYHQALAEFLHARGYQVCVLNPAQTAAYARSQLSRVKTDRSDAKLIASYALRHREQLRRWHPDPPALKQLKALVRRRQDLQQMLQMERNRLDVAPAQVKDSIQVHLADLQHHIAQIEQAIDDHIDQDPTLRGQRELLVSIQGIADTSAALMLAELGDVRRFADAAAVTAFAGLNPCLQQSGDRKGHVCISRTGSPRLRAGLFMPALVAMTHNPIIRTLKQRLSERGKAGKQIVCAAMRKLLHLAYGVLKSGTAFDPKRGLAC from the coding sequence ATGTCTCCCGTCATCGGCATCGACGTCGCCAAACGCAGTTTCGATGCGGCCATCGATCTGACCAATGGCAAGCACCGTACCAAGGCCAAGTTGTCCAACGATGCCAAGGGCTTCCAGGCCCTGCAGGCATGGCTGCAGACGCATGCGCAGCCCGATAGCTGGATCGCCATGGAGGCCACCGGCACCTATCACCAGGCGCTGGCCGAGTTCCTCCACGCACGAGGCTATCAGGTGTGCGTGCTCAACCCTGCGCAGACGGCCGCGTACGCACGCAGCCAGCTCAGCCGGGTCAAGACCGATCGCAGCGATGCCAAGCTGATCGCCAGTTATGCCCTGCGTCACCGCGAGCAGTTACGCCGTTGGCACCCTGATCCGCCGGCGCTCAAGCAGCTCAAAGCGCTGGTGCGCCGGCGCCAGGATCTGCAACAGATGCTGCAGATGGAGCGCAACCGGCTGGACGTCGCTCCGGCCCAGGTGAAGGACTCGATCCAGGTCCATCTGGCCGATCTGCAACACCACATCGCCCAGATCGAGCAGGCCATCGATGACCACATCGACCAGGATCCGACCTTGCGTGGGCAGCGCGAGCTGCTGGTGAGCATCCAGGGGATTGCCGACACCAGCGCGGCCTTGATGCTGGCCGAGCTTGGCGATGTGAGGCGCTTCGCCGATGCCGCGGCGGTGACCGCCTTCGCGGGCCTGAATCCGTGCCTGCAGCAGTCGGGCGACCGCAAAGGCCACGTCTGCATCTCGCGCACCGGCTCGCCCCGCCTGCGTGCGGGCCTGTTCATGCCGGCCCTGGTGGCCATGACCCACAACCCGATCATCCGGACGCTGAAACAGCGGCTGAGCGAACGCGGCAAAGCCGGCAAGCAGATCGTGTGCGCCGCCATGCGCAAGCTCCTGCACCTGGCCTACGGGGTTCTCAAATCGGGTACGGCGTTCGATCCGAAAAGGGGACTTGCCTGCTAG
- the recG gene encoding ATP-dependent DNA helicase RecG has product MPRVQVPAPALSAAGEAPLTTLPGVGPKLAEKFAARGLSTLQDLWLHLPLRYEDRTRLTTVAALQPGVPAQVEGRVQAVDRGFRYRPMLRVAVADDSRGTLVLRFFQFRAAQAAQFAVGARLRAFGTPKPGQHGLEFVHPSYQILGEDDDAALGDRLDPVYPAVEGVGPATVRRLIGQALDRLPEEAALELLPASLLAELGLPSLRSALLVAHRPPPQADLAALAAGLHPAQQRLALEELLAHHLSLRRQRIAMQCQPAPSLRGRGLLAKRLQQSLPFRLTGAQQRVFAQIRADLEQPAPMLRLVQGDVGSGKTVVAALAAMLAVDKRKQAALAAPTELLAEQHLANLRGWLEPLGVRVAWLAGKVTGKARSATLAQIASGEAQVVVGTHALMQDAVRFHDLALAIVDEQHRFGVHQRLALRDKGASGAGVPHQLVMTATPIPRTLAMAAYADLDVSSIDELPPGRTPVQTIVLNAERRPELVQRIRVACAEGRQAYWVCTLIEEAEDNEKSAQGGAGNRLEASAAQATFEALSAQLPELRVGLVHGRMKPAEKQAAMRAFKQGEIDLLVATTVIEVGVDVPNASLMIIENAERLGLAQLHQLRGRVGRGAAASSCVLMYQAPLSAMARQRLETMRQTNDGFVIAEKDLELRGPGELLGTRQTGLAAFRVADLARDAGLLPRVHALADRLLDEAPVLADRIVARWVGGAVRFAGA; this is encoded by the coding sequence GTGCCGCGCGTGCAGGTTCCGGCGCCGGCGCTGTCGGCGGCAGGCGAGGCGCCGCTGACCACGCTGCCCGGCGTCGGTCCCAAGTTGGCGGAGAAATTCGCCGCGCGCGGCCTGTCCACCCTGCAGGACCTGTGGCTGCACCTGCCGCTGCGCTATGAGGACCGCACCCGCCTGACCACGGTCGCGGCGTTGCAGCCGGGCGTGCCGGCGCAGGTCGAGGGGCGGGTGCAGGCGGTGGACCGCGGCTTCCGCTACCGGCCGATGCTGCGCGTGGCGGTGGCCGACGACTCGCGCGGCACCCTGGTGCTGCGCTTCTTCCAGTTCCGCGCCGCGCAGGCGGCGCAGTTCGCGGTCGGCGCGCGCTTGCGCGCCTTCGGCACGCCCAAGCCGGGCCAGCACGGGCTGGAGTTCGTGCATCCCAGTTACCAGATCCTCGGCGAGGACGACGACGCGGCGCTGGGCGATCGCCTGGATCCGGTGTACCCGGCGGTGGAAGGCGTCGGCCCGGCGACCGTGCGCCGGCTGATCGGCCAGGCGCTGGACCGGCTGCCCGAGGAAGCGGCGCTGGAACTGCTGCCGGCGTCGCTGCTGGCCGAACTCGGCCTGCCGTCGCTGCGCAGCGCGCTGCTGGTCGCGCACCGGCCGCCGCCGCAGGCCGACCTGGCCGCGCTCGCCGCCGGGCTGCATCCAGCGCAGCAGCGCCTGGCGCTGGAGGAACTGCTCGCGCATCACCTGAGCCTGCGCCGCCAGCGCATCGCCATGCAGTGCCAGCCGGCGCCATCGCTGCGCGGCCGCGGGCTGCTGGCCAAGCGCCTGCAGCAGTCGCTGCCGTTCCGGCTGACCGGCGCGCAGCAGCGCGTGTTCGCGCAGATCCGCGCCGACCTGGAGCAGCCGGCGCCGATGCTGCGGCTGGTGCAGGGCGACGTCGGCAGCGGCAAGACCGTGGTCGCTGCGCTGGCGGCGATGCTGGCGGTGGACAAGCGCAAGCAGGCGGCGCTGGCGGCGCCGACCGAACTGCTTGCCGAACAGCATCTGGCCAACCTGCGCGGCTGGCTGGAGCCGCTGGGCGTGCGCGTGGCCTGGCTGGCCGGCAAGGTCACCGGCAAGGCGCGCAGCGCGACCCTGGCGCAGATCGCCTCCGGCGAGGCGCAGGTGGTGGTCGGTACGCATGCGCTGATGCAGGACGCGGTGCGCTTCCACGACCTGGCCCTGGCCATCGTCGACGAGCAGCATCGCTTCGGCGTGCACCAGCGGCTGGCGCTGCGCGACAAGGGTGCTTCCGGCGCGGGCGTGCCGCACCAACTGGTGATGACCGCCACGCCGATCCCGCGCACGCTCGCGATGGCCGCCTATGCCGACCTGGACGTTTCCTCGATCGACGAACTGCCGCCGGGGCGCACGCCGGTGCAGACCATCGTGCTCAATGCCGAGCGCCGTCCGGAACTGGTGCAGCGCATCCGTGTGGCCTGCGCCGAAGGACGTCAGGCCTATTGGGTCTGCACCTTGATCGAAGAGGCCGAGGACAACGAGAAGTCCGCGCAAGGCGGCGCCGGCAACCGGCTCGAGGCCAGCGCCGCGCAGGCCACCTTCGAGGCGCTCTCGGCGCAGTTGCCGGAACTGCGCGTGGGCCTGGTCCACGGGCGCATGAAGCCGGCGGAGAAGCAGGCGGCGATGCGCGCGTTCAAGCAGGGCGAGATCGACCTGCTGGTCGCCACCACCGTCATCGAGGTCGGCGTGGACGTGCCCAACGCCTCGCTGATGATCATCGAGAACGCCGAGCGCCTGGGCCTGGCGCAGTTGCATCAGTTGCGCGGCCGGGTCGGGCGCGGCGCGGCCGCGTCGAGCTGCGTGCTCATGTACCAGGCGCCGCTGTCGGCGATGGCGCGGCAGCGTCTGGAAACCATGCGCCAGACCAACGACGGCTTCGTCATCGCCGAGAAGGACCTGGAACTGCGCGGTCCCGGCGAACTGCTCGGCACCCGCCAGACCGGCCTGGCCGCGTTCCGCGTGGCCGACCTGGCCCGCGACGCCGGCCTGCTGCCGCGCGTGCACGCCCTGGCCGACCGGCTGCTCGACGAGGCGCCGGTGCTGGCCGACCGCATCGTCGCGCGCTGGGTCGGCGGCGCGGTGCGGTTCGCCGGGGCGTGA
- the gmk gene encoding guanylate kinase: protein MRGTLYIVAAPSGAGKSSIVNATLARDPQIALSISFTSRAPRPGERHAEHYHFVSADEFQRMIDAGDFFEYARVHGDWKGTARQSVEPQLAAGHDVLLEIDWQGARQVRAKVPDAVSVFILPPSREALEQRMRKRGQDSEAVIAQRLAAAREEMSHYADFDYVIVNEHFDTAVDEMCAIFVASRLRRLPQQQRHAGLIATLLQEQPTG, encoded by the coding sequence ATGCGCGGCACTCTCTACATCGTGGCGGCCCCCTCCGGCGCCGGCAAGAGCAGCATCGTCAACGCGACCCTGGCGCGCGACCCGCAGATCGCGCTGTCGATCTCGTTCACCTCGCGCGCGCCGCGGCCAGGCGAACGCCACGCCGAGCACTACCATTTCGTCTCCGCCGACGAGTTCCAGCGGATGATCGATGCCGGCGATTTCTTCGAGTACGCCCGCGTGCACGGCGACTGGAAGGGCACCGCGCGGCAGTCGGTGGAGCCGCAGCTGGCCGCCGGCCACGACGTGCTGCTGGAGATCGACTGGCAGGGCGCGCGTCAGGTCCGGGCCAAGGTGCCGGACGCGGTCAGCGTGTTCATCCTGCCGCCGTCGCGCGAGGCGCTGGAGCAGCGCATGCGCAAGCGCGGCCAGGACAGCGAGGCGGTGATCGCGCAGCGGCTGGCCGCCGCGCGCGAGGAGATGTCGCACTACGCCGACTTCGACTACGTGATCGTCAACGAGCATTTCGACACCGCGGTGGACGAGATGTGCGCGATCTTCGTCGCCAGCCGCCTGCGCCGGCTGCCGCAGCAGCAGCGCCACGCCGGGCTGATCGCCACCCTCCTGCAGGAACAGCCAACTGGCTGA
- the rpoZ gene encoding DNA-directed RNA polymerase subunit omega, which yields MARITVEDCLEVVNNRFELVMMASKRARQLANGVQATLDNTESADKPTVLALREIAARKIDNALIDEVEKAERERAEREALEWAAAEVVADEDMSKNDD from the coding sequence ATGGCCCGCATCACCGTAGAAGATTGCCTGGAAGTCGTTAACAACCGTTTCGAACTGGTCATGATGGCGTCCAAGCGCGCCCGCCAGCTCGCCAACGGCGTGCAGGCCACCCTCGACAACACCGAGTCCGCCGACAAGCCGACCGTGCTGGCGCTGCGCGAGATCGCCGCGCGCAAGATCGACAACGCGCTGATCGACGAGGTCGAGAAGGCCGAGCGCGAGCGCGCCGAGCGCGAAGCCCTGGAGTGGGCCGCGGCCGAAGTGGTGGCCGACGAGGACATGTCCAAGAACGACGACTGA
- the hemW gene encoding radical SAM family heme chaperone HemW: protein MPHAHDHCQHPPGTACPDPSAHADSPSLVPPPLSLYVHLPWCVRKCPYCDFNSHAAKGALPFDAYVDALIRDLDQDLPLVWGRVVNSVFFGGGTPSLFPPEAIDRFLQAASARLRFAPGLEITLETNPGTAEHGRFDRYLAAGVNRLSFGIQSFDDAALQRLGRIHDGAEAERAVKLAQDAGYANFNLDLMYALPQQTLAEAERDIAQALALQPTHLSHYQLTLEPNTVFAARPPQGIPEDDDAWDMQERCQALLAEAGYAQYEVSAYARAGYRCAHNLNYWTFGDYLGIGAGAHGKISSGAEQNILRRWKHKHPQAFLDAAGTPAAIGGDEWIAPERRPFEYMLNALRLNDGFALRDFSARTGLPLQAIAPALATAQARDWLRVDAGHAVPTELGRRFTNDVIALFLP from the coding sequence ATGCCGCACGCCCACGACCATTGCCAGCACCCGCCCGGCACCGCCTGCCCGGACCCGTCCGCGCACGCCGACAGCCCGTCGCTGGTACCGCCGCCGCTGTCGCTCTACGTGCACCTGCCCTGGTGCGTGCGCAAATGCCCGTACTGCGACTTCAACTCGCACGCGGCCAAGGGCGCGCTGCCGTTCGACGCCTACGTGGATGCGCTGATCCGCGACCTGGACCAGGACCTGCCGCTGGTCTGGGGCCGGGTGGTCAACAGCGTGTTCTTCGGCGGCGGCACGCCCAGCCTGTTCCCGCCCGAGGCGATCGACCGCTTCCTGCAGGCCGCCAGCGCCCGGCTGCGCTTCGCGCCAGGCCTGGAGATCACCCTGGAGACCAATCCCGGCACGGCCGAGCACGGCCGCTTCGACCGCTACCTGGCGGCCGGGGTGAATCGCCTCAGCTTCGGCATCCAGAGCTTCGACGACGCGGCCCTGCAGCGGCTGGGCCGCATCCACGACGGCGCCGAGGCCGAGCGCGCGGTGAAGCTGGCGCAGGACGCCGGCTACGCCAATTTCAACCTGGACCTGATGTACGCGCTGCCGCAGCAGACCCTGGCCGAGGCCGAGCGCGACATCGCGCAGGCGCTGGCGCTGCAGCCGACCCACCTCAGCCACTACCAGCTCACCCTGGAGCCGAACACCGTGTTCGCCGCGCGGCCGCCGCAGGGCATCCCCGAGGACGACGACGCCTGGGACATGCAGGAGCGCTGCCAGGCGCTGCTGGCCGAGGCCGGCTACGCGCAGTACGAGGTCAGCGCCTACGCGCGCGCCGGCTACCGCTGCGCGCACAACCTCAACTACTGGACCTTTGGCGACTATCTCGGCATCGGTGCCGGCGCGCACGGCAAGATCAGCTCCGGCGCCGAGCAGAACATCCTGCGGCGCTGGAAGCACAAGCATCCGCAGGCGTTCCTGGACGCGGCGGGAACGCCGGCGGCGATCGGCGGCGACGAGTGGATCGCGCCGGAGCGGCGCCCGTTCGAGTACATGCTCAACGCCCTGCGCCTCAACGACGGCTTCGCGCTGCGCGACTTCAGCGCCCGCACCGGCCTGCCGCTGCAGGCGATCGCCCCGGCCCTGGCCACCGCGCAGGCCCGCGACTGGCTGCGGGTGGACGCCGGGCACGCCGTCCCGACCGAGCTGGGACGGCGTTTCACCAACGACGTCATCGCCCTGTTCCTGCCCTGA
- the rdgB gene encoding RdgB/HAM1 family non-canonical purine NTP pyrophosphatase, giving the protein MKLVLASSNAGKLEELHALLDDVGVELIAQSTLGVSDADETGLTFVENALLKARHAARVTGLPALADDSGICVDALHGAPGLYSARYAGEHGNAQANIDKLLDALRDVPDAQRGAHFYCVLVLLRHAEDPQPLLVEGRWRGRIAQARAGTGGHGYDPVFLDPDHGQTAAEMPLALKNRISHRALALQQLKQRLADLLAAQPAE; this is encoded by the coding sequence ATGAAACTGGTCCTGGCCAGCAGCAACGCCGGCAAACTCGAAGAACTGCATGCCCTGCTCGACGACGTCGGGGTCGAACTGATCGCGCAATCCACGCTCGGCGTCAGCGATGCCGACGAAACCGGCCTGACCTTCGTCGAGAACGCGCTGCTCAAGGCGCGCCACGCCGCCCGCGTCACCGGCCTGCCGGCGCTGGCCGACGACTCCGGCATCTGCGTGGACGCGCTGCACGGTGCGCCGGGGTTGTACTCGGCGCGCTACGCCGGCGAACACGGCAATGCGCAGGCCAACATCGACAAGCTGCTGGACGCGCTGCGCGATGTTCCCGATGCGCAGCGCGGCGCGCATTTCTACTGCGTGCTGGTGCTGCTGCGGCATGCCGAGGATCCGCAACCGCTGCTGGTGGAAGGCCGCTGGCGCGGCCGCATCGCGCAGGCGCGTGCCGGCACGGGCGGGCATGGTTACGACCCGGTATTCCTGGACCCGGACCACGGCCAGACCGCGGCCGAGATGCCGCTGGCGCTGAAGAACCGCATCAGCCATCGCGCCCTCGCCCTGCAGCAGCTCAAGCAACGCCTGGCCGACCTGCTGGCGGCGCAACCCGCCGAATGA
- a CDS encoding bifunctional (p)ppGpp synthetase/guanosine-3',5'-bis(diphosphate) 3'-pyrophosphohydrolase, whose amino-acid sequence MNPGPSAQVAHAVPSSADEAVPDYVLQLERSASYLPPEQIPLLRRAWEVGAAAHAGQTRKSGEPYITHPVAVAGVLAELGLDVEALIAAILHDTIEDTPLTRAELAAEFGEAVAELVDGVTKLDKLKFRDRQEAAAESFRKMLLAMSRDLRVIMIKLADRLHNMRTLGAQSAEARSRIARETLEIYAPIAQRLGMSLMKSELQNLGFRALHPWRHAIIEKHIRSQPVVRRESMAQVEVQLSQRLAKEGLEHRLVSRIKTPWSIYNKMRDENKSFDQVMDVFGFRLVVRGVPDCYHALGAVHATFKPLDARFRDFIAIPKANGYQSLHTVLFGPYGSPIEVQIRTEEMDLIAERGVAAHWTYKFGGDSPNSAQSRAHAWIVELIESQRAAGSSLEFLDNVKVDLFPDEVYLFTPKGKILALPRNSTALDFAYAVHTDVGNRAVASRVDKKLVPLRTKLVSGQTVEVITARSATPKPQWLEFVVSSKARTAIRHQLKQLEHEDAVQLGHRMLDRALEAMDSSLERLPKGRLDSFLSEHRYPRLEALLADVALGNWMPNQAAQALMAYAELRGGGHSKHSQEKILINGTERGVVSFANCCQPIPGDEIMGYHTAGKGIVVHRLDCPNLAELRKSPERWVPIGWDTSVIGDYDTALVVDVENRTGVLAQLAAAIAQSQSNIERVDYLDRDFNAAVLRFNIQVRDRNHLAEVMRRLRRLNAVQSVRRQ is encoded by the coding sequence ATGAACCCAGGCCCTTCTGCCCAGGTCGCCCACGCCGTGCCGTCGTCGGCCGACGAGGCGGTCCCCGACTACGTCCTGCAGCTCGAACGCAGCGCCAGCTATCTGCCGCCCGAGCAGATCCCGCTGCTGCGGCGCGCGTGGGAGGTCGGTGCGGCCGCGCATGCGGGGCAGACCCGCAAGTCCGGCGAGCCCTACATCACCCACCCGGTGGCGGTGGCCGGCGTGCTGGCCGAGCTCGGCCTGGACGTAGAGGCGCTGATCGCGGCGATCCTGCACGACACCATCGAGGACACCCCGCTGACCCGTGCCGAACTGGCCGCCGAGTTCGGCGAGGCGGTGGCCGAACTGGTCGACGGCGTCACCAAGCTGGACAAGCTCAAGTTCCGCGACCGTCAGGAAGCGGCCGCCGAGAGCTTCCGCAAGATGCTGCTGGCGATGTCGCGCGACCTGCGCGTGATCATGATCAAGCTCGCCGACCGCCTGCACAACATGCGCACGCTGGGCGCGCAGAGCGCCGAGGCGCGCAGCCGCATCGCCCGCGAGACGCTGGAGATCTACGCGCCGATCGCCCAGCGCCTGGGCATGAGCCTGATGAAGTCCGAACTGCAGAACCTCGGCTTCCGCGCCCTACATCCGTGGCGCCACGCGATCATCGAAAAACACATCCGCAGCCAGCCGGTGGTGCGCCGCGAATCGATGGCGCAGGTGGAAGTGCAGTTGTCGCAGCGTCTGGCCAAGGAAGGGCTGGAGCACCGGCTGGTGAGCCGGATCAAGACGCCGTGGAGCATCTACAACAAGATGCGCGACGAGAACAAATCCTTCGACCAGGTGATGGACGTGTTCGGCTTCCGCCTGGTGGTGCGCGGTGTGCCCGACTGCTACCACGCCCTCGGCGCGGTGCACGCCACCTTCAAGCCGCTGGACGCGCGCTTCCGCGACTTCATCGCCATTCCCAAGGCCAACGGCTACCAGTCGCTGCACACGGTGCTGTTCGGCCCCTACGGCTCGCCGATCGAGGTGCAGATCCGCACCGAGGAAATGGACCTGATCGCCGAACGCGGCGTCGCCGCGCACTGGACCTACAAGTTCGGCGGCGACTCGCCCAACAGCGCGCAGAGCCGCGCGCATGCGTGGATCGTCGAGCTGATCGAATCGCAGCGCGCCGCCGGCTCGTCGCTGGAGTTCCTGGACAACGTCAAGGTCGACCTGTTCCCGGACGAGGTCTACCTGTTCACGCCCAAGGGCAAGATCCTGGCGCTGCCACGCAATTCCACCGCGCTGGACTTCGCCTATGCGGTGCACACCGACGTCGGCAACCGCGCGGTGGCCTCGCGCGTGGACAAGAAGCTCGTGCCCTTGCGCACCAAGCTGGTCAGCGGACAGACGGTGGAAGTGATCACCGCGCGCTCGGCTACGCCCAAGCCGCAGTGGCTGGAGTTCGTGGTCAGCAGCAAGGCGCGCACCGCGATCCGCCACCAGCTCAAGCAGCTCGAGCACGAGGACGCGGTGCAGCTCGGCCACCGCATGCTCGACCGCGCGCTGGAGGCGATGGACAGTTCGCTGGAACGGCTGCCGAAGGGGCGCCTGGATTCGTTCCTCAGCGAGCACCGCTATCCGCGTCTCGAAGCCCTGCTGGCCGACGTGGCGCTGGGCAACTGGATGCCCAACCAGGCCGCGCAGGCGCTGATGGCGTACGCCGAACTGCGCGGCGGCGGCCATTCCAAGCATTCGCAGGAAAAGATCCTGATCAACGGCACCGAGCGCGGCGTGGTCAGCTTCGCCAATTGCTGCCAGCCGATCCCAGGCGACGAGATCATGGGCTACCACACCGCCGGCAAGGGCATCGTGGTGCATCGCCTGGACTGTCCGAACCTGGCCGAACTGCGCAAATCGCCGGAGCGCTGGGTGCCGATCGGCTGGGATACCAGCGTCATCGGCGACTACGACACCGCGCTGGTGGTGGACGTGGAGAACCGCACCGGCGTGCTCGCGCAACTGGCCGCAGCGATCGCGCAGAGCCAGTCCAACATCGAGCGCGTCGACTACCTGGACCGCGACTTCAACGCCGCGGTGCTGCGCTTCAACATCCAGGTGCGCGACCGCAACCACCTGGCCGAAGTGATGCGCCGGCTGCGGCGCTTGAATGCGGTGCAAAGCGTGCGGCGCCAGTAG